From the Jeongeupia sp. HS-3 genome, the window CCGTGGGTCAGCAGTTGTTTGTACGGTGCGCGGCCTTCGGTGGCGCAGCCGGTGAGCAGGGACGACTGGAACCAGCCGCGGTGCTGATCGGAGCCTTCCAGGTACAGATCGGCCGGCCAAGCGAGGTCTTCGCGCTGTTTCAGTACCGCGTAGTGGGTCGAGCCCGAATCGAACCAGACGTCGAGCGTGTCTTTCAGCTTGTCATACTGAGCGGCTTCGGCGCCGAGCAGCTCTTCGGCCTCAAGCTTGAACCAGGCCTCGATGCCTTCGTTCTCGATGCGCTTGGCGACGATCTCCAGCAACTCGCCGCTGCGTGGATGCAGGTCACCGGTTTCCTTGTGTACGAAGAAGGTCATCGGTACGCCCCAGTTGCGCTGACGCGAGATGCACCAGTCCGGGCGGTTGCCGATCATCGACTCAAGACGTGCGCGACCCCAGGTCGGGAAAAACTCGGTGTCGTCGACGGCCTTGTTGGCAAGCTGGCGCAGCGTGGTGCCGTTGACCGCCTTTTCCATCGCGATAAACCACTGGGTGGTGGCGCGGAAAATGATCGGTGTCTTGTGGCGCCAGCAGTGCGGGTAGCTGTGCTTGAGCTTTTCGCTGGCGAACAATGCTTCATGTGCGGCGAGGGTTTCGATCACCAGCGGGTTGGCTTCCCACACGGTCTTGCCCGGCGCGAACGGTGCGCTGGCGATGTAGCGGCCGTCGCCACCAACCGGATTATCAACCGGCAGCTTGTAATGCAGGCCAACCAGGTAGTCGTCGAGGCCGTGTGCCGGCGCGGTGTGAACCAAGCCAGTGCCCGCTTCGGTGGTGACGTGCTCGCCCAGAATCACCGGTACCTGGCGATCGAGGAAGGGGTGTTGCAGCTGCAACAGATTCAAGCGCGAGCCATGGACCTTGGCGATCACTTCAGCGGCTTCGATGCCGTAGCGCTTCAGTGCCGATTCGGCCAGATCGGCGGCCAACACCAGCAAGCCCTTGGGCGTGGCGATCAGGTCGTAGTTCAGCTCCGGGTGGACGCACACGGCCTGGTTGGCCGGCAGCGTCCACGGCGTCGTGGTCCAGATGGGCGCGTAGGCTGGCTGGTCCTGCAGGTTCACGCCGCCAAAGGCTTGCGACAGCGCCGCTGTGTCGACAAAACGGAAGCCGACGTCGATGGCCGGCGACACCTTGTCTTCATATTCAACTTCAGCCTCTGCCAGCGCAGAGCCACAATCGACGCACCAGTGCACCGGCTTCTGACCTTTGACGATGAAGTCATTGGCGTGGATTTTGCCAAGCGTGCGAACGATATCGGCTTCGGTCTTGAACGCCATTGTCTGGTACGGGTTGGCCCAGTCACCCCAGACGCCGAGGCGGATAAAGCCTTCTTTCTGGATCTCGATCTGCTTGGCCGCGTAGTCGCGGCACAGTTCACGCACAAAGGCGGCCGGCAGATGGGTTTCCTGGTCGGAAAGCCCGGCTTCCTTGCGATAGGCAACGATGCGGGCGTGGATGTCCGGGTTGGCTTTGACGGCTTTGGCGTCGTTCTTGGAGATTTTTTCGATCTGGTGCTCGATCGGCAGGCCGTGACAATCCCAGCCCGGCACATAGGGCGCATCGAAGCCGGCGAGCGACTTCGACTTGATGATGATGTCCTTGAGCGTCTTGTTCACCGCGTGGCCGAGGTGAATCTCGCCGTTCGCGTACGGCGGGCCATCGTGCAGGATGAACTTCGGACGGTTTTCCTGCTTGGCGCGTTCGCGCAGCTTTTTATACAGCTGTTGGTCTTGCCACTGCTTCAGGAAGCCCGGTTCGCGCTTGGCGAGGTCGCCGCGCATCGGGAACGGGGTGTCCAGTAGGTTGACCGGGTATTTGTTCGACGCTTTTTCGCTCATGGTTTCTCTCAGTGTTGGGCACGTGTCGCGAACCAGTCGCGGGCTTGGTCACAATCTTTGTGGATCTGGGCGATCAAGGGTTCCAGACCCGAATACTTTTCTTCGTCGCGCAGCTTGGCGAGGAAATCCACCCGCAGGTGCTCGCCGTAAATCTCGCGCTGAAAATCGAATAAATGCACTTCCAGCACCGGCGCCGCATTGGCGCCCTTGACCGTCGGGCGCACGCCCAGGCTGGCGACGCCTTGCCACGGCTTTTCCAGTCCGTGTGCTTCAACGATGAATACACCCATCATGGGCGGTTTGTTGTGACGCAACTGGATATTGGCGGTCGGAAAGCCCAGTTGCCGGCCCAGCTTGTCGCCGCCGACCACTCTGCCGGAAATCGAATACGGCCGCCCCAGCAGGGCTGCGGCGTGATCCATATTGCCGTCGGCGAGTGCTGCGCGCACAGCGGTCGACGACACGCGCTCGCCGGCATGAATGATCGTCGGTAGCGCGTGCGCCTCAAAGGCGCTTGATGCCGCCAGCAGTGCGATATTGCCGGCCCGTTTGGCGCCAAAGCAGAAGTCGTCGCCGACGATGACATAGCGGGCGTTCAAGCGTTTGGCGATGATTTCATCGCGAAACGCGCTGGCGTCATAGCCGGCGAAGCGACGGTCGAAACGCTGCACGATCAGATAATCGATGCCTTCGGCGGCCAGCAGCTCGGCCTTTTCTCGAAAGCTGGTCAGCCGTGCCGGTGCGGCATCCGGGGCAAACAACTCGCGTGGATGCGGCTCGAACGTCAGCACGGCCGTGGCGAGCTTGCGCCCGGTTGCGACGGTGCGCACCTTGGCAATCATGGCTTGATGCCCAAGGTGCAGGCCGTCGAAATTGCCGATGGTCAGCGCACAGGGCGGAAGATTGGCGGCGGCTATGCCGCGGATGACTTGCATGATCGGCAATGGCAATCGGTTGCAAAACCATAGATTTTAACGGTTAAGCGGCTGCTTGTCAGGCGCGGCTGCGTCGATGTTTTGCACACGCTTGGCGAACTCTTTTTCTATATTGAAAGGAATTTGTCAGGGGTCGGCGATGAACGAGATTTATCTGCTTGGTTTGCATCTGCTGCCGCTATTGATTGCCGCCCTGGCGATTCATGGTGGGCTACATTGGCTCGAACGTGTCGCGGGCACGACGGAGCGGCGGCAATCCCGCTTTGTGTTTGCCGGTGCACTAGCGATCGGCGGTGGTTTCTGGCTGGCCAGGCTGGCGTGGTTGCTCGCCGCGAGCCCGCAGCGCCTCGGACAATTGCCGCTCCTTCCCGCGTTGTGCTCACTGGGCGTGTTGCTGGCGGGCGTCACTATCGTGCTGCGGATATTGCTCAAACACCGCTTGCGCCTGGTGGGTTGGGCCGCGCTCGTGCTGGCTTTGACCGGGGTGTTGGCGCTGGCCGACTGGTTGGTCGGCGTGGGTGTAGATGCTCAGGCGCCTTGGGGTTGGCCTTGGGCGATAAAGTTTGCGTTGCTGTCGGTTGCTGCGATCGTGACCATGTGGAGCTGCAATTTCTGCCTTGCAGGCTCGGCCTTGCCGTGGCGGAGAATGACGTTGACGCTGGTCTTCGCACTGGCCGTTGCTGGCATGGGTTTCGTGCCGCTTCTGCCGGGAGCCGCAGACGAGGGGGCTGCGATCGATGGTGGCGGGCTGATGACGCTGGCCCTGTTGAGCTTGCCACTGGCCGCGTACATCGTCTTGTCCCCGCCGTTGGCGGAGTTGCTCAAAATCGACTTGGCGGGCGAGGTGCCGGCTACAGGCAGTCCGCGTCACGGGTGGATCGCGTTTGTGCTGCTGCTTGGCGCTATGGCCTTGGTGGGTGTGTGGACCGTGGCCCAGCATCGCAAGGCCCTGCAAATCAGTGCGCCGCAACACGGTGTACTGATTGGCGAAATCGAGCATTTGCAGGCATTGCGTCAGGATCTGGCCGACGTCAACTCGGTGTCTGCCTGGCAGGGTGCCGCAGGTGAAAAACTGCGGCAAAGCTGGCTGGCATGGCAACGCAACGGTGGCGCCGGCGCTGCTGTCGCCGTGCGCAATGCCGAACTGGTGGTGCTGCCTTTACGACTAGATGAGGCTGCGGCGGGGCGAAGTTCGCCGGTCACATTTCAAGCCGCGCGGGATCGGCTTTTTCAATCCATTGACGTTCGGCAGCAGGGCTTGGTCCAGCAACTGAAGCAGGTGCGTCAGGCGATTGGTCGTACTGGCGCGGCAGCTCAGGCCACTGGCGTGGCGTTGCTGTTGACGACGGCTCTGCTGATCGTTGGCGCGTTCTGCCTGGTCGCGCATCTTGCGCGAGGCACCCGGCGCGCCTGGCTGGAGCAGGCACGCTTGCATGCGGATTTGATCGAGCGGGATACAGTCAGCGATGTGCTACAGCACAGCAATGAGTCGCTGGAGGGTAGGCTGGACGCGCTGCGGCGTCATTTGCAGGACGTATCCCTGCAGCGTGAACTCGGGAGGATGCTCGATTGCTGCCAGACGTTTGATGAGGCGCGCGACATCATTCGCTCTTCAATGGCGCGCCTGTTCCCGGAGAGTGCCGGTCAGCTGTTCATCGATAATCCGGCAACCGCGCAGATGGAAGAGGCGTGCCGCTGGGGTGAGTTGCCGAGAACGCAAACAGTTATGACACCAGACGATTGTTGGGGCGTGAGACTGGGGCAGCCGCACTGGGTGCAAACACCGCAAAACGGGCCGCGCTGCAAGCATGTGCCCATTGCGCCGGCCCGACAAAGCCTGTGCATTCCGATGACCGCACAGGGGCGCAATCAGGGAATGCTGACGCTATTGGGATCGCTTTCACATTCGGATTGCCAGTTCAGTGATGTGGAACATCAACTGGCCTTGTCGGTCGCCGAGCAAAT encodes:
- the ileS gene encoding isoleucine--tRNA ligase, producing MSEKASNKYPVNLLDTPFPMRGDLAKREPGFLKQWQDQQLYKKLRERAKQENRPKFILHDGPPYANGEIHLGHAVNKTLKDIIIKSKSLAGFDAPYVPGWDCHGLPIEHQIEKISKNDAKAVKANPDIHARIVAYRKEAGLSDQETHLPAAFVRELCRDYAAKQIEIQKEGFIRLGVWGDWANPYQTMAFKTEADIVRTLGKIHANDFIVKGQKPVHWCVDCGSALAEAEVEYEDKVSPAIDVGFRFVDTAALSQAFGGVNLQDQPAYAPIWTTTPWTLPANQAVCVHPELNYDLIATPKGLLVLAADLAESALKRYGIEAAEVIAKVHGSRLNLLQLQHPFLDRQVPVILGEHVTTEAGTGLVHTAPAHGLDDYLVGLHYKLPVDNPVGGDGRYIASAPFAPGKTVWEANPLVIETLAAHEALFASEKLKHSYPHCWRHKTPIIFRATTQWFIAMEKAVNGTTLRQLANKAVDDTEFFPTWGRARLESMIGNRPDWCISRQRNWGVPMTFFVHKETGDLHPRSGELLEIVAKRIENEGIEAWFKLEAEELLGAEAAQYDKLKDTLDVWFDSGSTHYAVLKQREDLAWPADLYLEGSDQHRGWFQSSLLTGCATEGRAPYKQLLTHGFTVDDKGHKMSKSKGNGIEPQEIFNSIGADMLRLWVASADYSGEMSLSQEILKRTTDSYRRIRNTLRFLLANLSDFKADQLIPAEQLLTLDRYALVELDAFQQRVTALFDRYEFHSAVQEIHRYCSEELGSFHLDIIKDRLYTTKADSAIRRSAQTALWHITQSLVRILSPILSFTAHEAWEVLNGSDDSVFLATWHKIPAIADAAELSARFALIREVRTAAQKDIEVLRADGKLGSSLQAEVELTVGADAHAVLASLGDELRFVLITSKAVLKQGNETAVAVTPSVYTKCDRCWHYVASVGTVAGHPGLCARCDDNLHGAGEARVHA
- a CDS encoding bifunctional riboflavin kinase/FAD synthetase gives rise to the protein MQVIRGIAAANLPPCALTIGNFDGLHLGHQAMIAKVRTVATGRKLATAVLTFEPHPRELFAPDAAPARLTSFREKAELLAAEGIDYLIVQRFDRRFAGYDASAFRDEIIAKRLNARYVIVGDDFCFGAKRAGNIALLAASSAFEAHALPTIIHAGERVSSTAVRAALADGNMDHAAALLGRPYSISGRVVGGDKLGRQLGFPTANIQLRHNKPPMMGVFIVEAHGLEKPWQGVASLGVRPTVKGANAAPVLEVHLFDFQREIYGEHLRVDFLAKLRDEEKYSGLEPLIAQIHKDCDQARDWFATRAQH
- a CDS encoding diguanylate cyclase, translated to MNEIYLLGLHLLPLLIAALAIHGGLHWLERVAGTTERRQSRFVFAGALAIGGGFWLARLAWLLAASPQRLGQLPLLPALCSLGVLLAGVTIVLRILLKHRLRLVGWAALVLALTGVLALADWLVGVGVDAQAPWGWPWAIKFALLSVAAIVTMWSCNFCLAGSALPWRRMTLTLVFALAVAGMGFVPLLPGAADEGAAIDGGGLMTLALLSLPLAAYIVLSPPLAELLKIDLAGEVPATGSPRHGWIAFVLLLGAMALVGVWTVAQHRKALQISAPQHGVLIGEIEHLQALRQDLADVNSVSAWQGAAGEKLRQSWLAWQRNGGAGAAVAVRNAELVVLPLRLDEAAAGRSSPVTFQAARDRLFQSIDVRQQGLVQQLKQVRQAIGRTGAAAQATGVALLLTTALLIVGAFCLVAHLARGTRRAWLEQARLHADLIERDTVSDVLQHSNESLEGRLDALRRHLQDVSLQRELGRMLDCCQTFDEARDIIRSSMARLFPESAGQLFIDNPATAQMEEACRWGELPRTQTVMTPDDCWGVRLGQPHWVQTPQNGPRCKHVPIAPARQSLCIPMTAQGRNQGMLTLLGSLSHSDCQFSDVEHQLALSVAEQISIAIANLHLRETLKLQSISDPLTGLFNRRYLEECLRRELARAKRSHGTLGVAMIDIDHFKRYNDTYGHEAGDAVLRALAQCLLNLGRADDVVCRFGGEEFTVLLPGIDHEGLTDWGERLMSAVRLLAVDFHGQRLIGITISIGAVLSISADAETDPPLERADAALYAAKREGRNRLRWWTAADPTRAEAESTPSAAQLQPAD